The sequence below is a genomic window from Maylandia zebra isolate NMK-2024a linkage group LG18, Mzebra_GT3a, whole genome shotgun sequence.
GACCCCCATCTTATAGTGGAATCCATACTACCCAAAAATACAAGGACATTTTCTGTTACCTTTACACGTTTATCATGTAGCTTCACTGATATGACCCACTTCACATCAAAGTGGCCCGTATGTAGCCCACGATGTAAAACGAGTTTGGCAACCCTGATCTAAACCAGTCACTTCCTTAGAGGAGGTAATTAgtgttttataaaaatgtaaaggtTTGTTATAAAAGCACTTTTAAAACCAGCTGATTGGTGAGTCACATATTTTCTTTATGACTTGGTGGAGGGCAGAAGCTAAAAGAGCGAGTAATGGACCTACCCCTCTaaagcaggggtccccaatgtAGCATTCCAGCCGGACTTTATTCAGACGATGCACTCAATGATCATTACGGATGGACCATGGTGGGGTATTCCAACCCATTTATTCACAAATTGCCATAGACACATCGTAAGAGCTGTAATcataacataaaacaaataaacattcacTTGATATAACCACGTTTCTGTTATGCTAATCAATTCACAGAAAAGGCACAGGAGGTGCTAGCATCAGCCTGCTAGATCGCTCATAAACTTATTAACAATCAAGTAATACATTTACAAATTGTCCGAAATGTAAACAACAAgtacaacacacaaacatacctgTTCGCCTTCCAGCTAGATGCTAATTTTAAGATGGATGGAAAACGATAACCTTCTCATTAATCCTTTCTGCGGCAAGCAGTTGCGGTACGATCTTCCTTCCCGGAAGTTGCCCGTTccgattttcaaaataagagtctaATCTATATTATAAGGTATAATTCGTTCAGGGATTTAACTGTttgaaaaatatcaaataaacaaataatctgGGTCATTTACACTCCCACCAAATCATTAGTGTTCAAAAACATAACTCCATAAACATAGGAAGAAAGAACACAATGATTTCATAATACAAATAATGACCAAACAACAGAAGCATAGTATGCAAGGAATGGACTAGTCACCTTCCAACAATAAGACTAGTTTTTGAACTGGCCGTTCGAGCACTGACCGCTTAGTAAGACGTTCACCATTTTTGCCAAGTTTCCTGTCACCTAGACAGAGCTTCACTCTCCTAACCAGTCCATCTCTGTCCATTGTAGTCTCTacgactcttcccaacctccatTCATTTCTGGGCAAGTCTTCATCCTTCATTATGACTATATCCCCAATCTGCAGGTTTCTCTTTGGGGTGTGCCAGCGTTGTCTAAAGGCAATGTTGGCTAAGTACTCTTTCTGCCAACGGCTCCAGAACTGCTCGGCCAAATATTGTACATGGCGCCATCTCTTTTTCGCATACATATCTTCCCTTATGAACTTGCCGGGGGGAGGAAGGGCCATGGTAGACTTCAGGGTAAGTAAGTGGTTTGGTGTCAGTGGCTCAAGACTGTTGGGATCATGTAGGTTTTCAATAGTGAGAGGACGACTATTAACTATCGTCATTGCTTCATAGAAGAATGCTCGGAGGGAAGCATCAGGTAGGTTTCCAGGTGAGAGTCCAAGGGTCGCGTTGAGAACACTCCTGACTGTTCTAATTTGACGCTCCCACAATCCACCAACATGACTTGATCCAGGAGCATTTAGGATGAAGTCACACTGCTTCTTAGAAAGGAAGTTCGTCAGTTTATCACCATCTAATTCCGTGAGGGCTTCCTGCAGTTCATTCTTGGCTCCTAGGAAGTTACTGCCTTGGTCAGATTTGATCTGGCGTACGGCTCCACGTATAGCAATGAAGCAGCGCAGTCCAATTATGAATGAGTCTGTAGATAGATCCTCCAGCATTTCAATATGGATGGCTCTGGAGGAGAAGCAGGTGAAAAGGAGACCATATCGTTTTCGCACACTACGTCCTTGCTTGCTATAGAAGGGTCCAAAGCAATCCATTCCACAGTAGGTAAAGGGTGGAGATGGATTTACTCGCTCTGGAGGGAGATCGGCCATTTTCTGTTCTTCAGTCCGTCTCCGAAGCTTCCGACAAACTACACATCGGCGAAGATAGGATGCAACCGTCCTGCCAATTCCTGGTATCCAGTAACCTCTTGTCCTAATTGCACTGAGAGTCATCCCCTTGCCTTGATGTTTGACTTCTTCATGACAGTATGCTATGATCATCCTTGTAACATGATGTTCCTTTGGAATGATGGTAGGGTGTTTAACTGAGAGAGGAAGGTTTGAATCACGGAGTCGACCTCCCACCTTAATCACACCATTGTTGTCCAAGAAGGGGTTGAGGTGATGTAGCTTGTTATGAGGTGGCAGCTGACAACCTTTCTTCAGTAGCCGCACTTCCTCCGAATATGTTTGTCTCTGCAGATCTTTGATGATGAGGCGCTCGGCTTCTTCTCTTTCCTGCACTGTAGAGAGGCCGATTGACTTATCCTTGTTGATCCTTCGAAGAATGCGAGCCACTGCACAGATGGCACGAGTCCAGGATGAGAACTTTGCCAGCCGATAAGTAAAAGAATCTTGTTCTACAGTTTCCGTGTTTAGAGTCCGTGTTTCCTTAACTTCTGGATCTCCGACTGACAGTTCCGGAGCCACCTCTTCTGAGAGGTCAACTCCCTTTTCCCATAGAAATGCAGGGCCGGTAAACCAGTCCGATGATATTAGCTCATGGACAAAACAACCTCTAGAAGCACGATCCGCAGGATTCTGGTCAGTAGGGACGTATCTCCATTGCCTTTGATTCGTGTAGAGATGTATCTTCTGGATACGGTTGGCTACGAATGTATGAAAACGTCGAGCCTCATTATTGATGTACCCTAGTACAACCTTGGAATCGGTCCAAAAATGCTCTTCAATGTCCGCATATCCAAGTTCTTCCTTCAAAACATTGCTGGTTTTCACAGAGATGACTGCAGCCGTCAACTCTAATCTTGGGATCGTGGTGACCTTTGTTGGGGCGACACGAGATTTGGCCATGACTAAGGCACAGTGGATGTCTCCTTCTTCATTGCTAAGCCTCAGATATGAACACTGTCCATAGCCAGTAGTGCTTGCGTCGGAGAAGTGATGTAACTCACGTTTAATAACCCTTCCGAAATCTGCCGGGGCATAACTTCGGGGTATATTTATCCTCTCCAAGTTGTTGAGGTCGTTTTTCCATTTCTCCCACCGTGGACGAAGTTCGTTGGTTAGAGGGTCGTCCCAACCTGTTCCATGGCAGCACATCTGCTGCAGCACTTCCTTTCCAATGAGCAAAAAGGGGGCTATGAGACCCAAGGGATCGTACAGGGATGCAACAATGGACAATATGCCTCGACGTGTTGCAGGCTGTTCCTTAAGGTTGGTGCTGATCTTCAGGCAGTCTGATTCGACGTGCCATTGGATACCCAACGCTCTCTCTGAAGGTAAGTTATCAAAGGCAAGGTTGAGGTCTTTAATGTCTGATGCACGTTCAGTTGCTGGTATGCTTACCAGGACAGCTTTGTCATTGGACACAAACTTGTGGAGCCTAAGACCACCCAGGGCACAAAGTTTTCTGGCTTCTTCTGCTAACTTGATAGCCTTCTCTGAGCTGTCTGTACTTGTGACTCCATCGTCGACATAGAAATTTCTCAGAATGAACTGAGAGCCTAATGGGTATCGGTCCTTATTTTCTGTAGCCAAATGCTTCAATCCGTAGTTCGCACAGCCAGGCGATGAGGCTGCGCCAAAGATATGCACCCTCATACGGTATTCTTGGGGCTGTGCACCGAGATCTCCTTTCTTCCACCAAAGGAAGCGCAGGTAATCCTGGTCTGACTTCTTCACATGAAATTGGTGAAACATTTTCTCTATGTCGCACATCAATGCAGTGGAGTGCAACCGGAAGCGAAGAAGTACACCGTTGAGATTGTTCATCAGGTCAGGTCCAGTGAGCAGATGATCATTCAAACTGGTTCCCTGGTACTTGGCAGAGCAGTCGAACACCACGCGCAGTTTGCCTGGCTTCTTGTCGTGGAATACACCGTGATGAGGTATGTACCATTTTTCGCCCTCTTTCCCATCATCGTGGACTTCCTCTGCATCACCCCTTTCTATGACCTCCTCCATGAACTTGATATACTGTTCTTTGTACCCTTCATCCTTTAACAGCTTCCTCTTTAGATGGCTCAGACGTATGACTGCAAGCTGTTTGTTGTCAGGTAAGGTAGGTCTCTCCTTAAAGGGCAACGGCATCTCGTAGTGACCTAGACTGTTCTTTTCGATGTGGTTCTTGAGTTTGTCCAGGAACAGGATGTCCTCCTGAGACACTGGTTTGCCGTCTTCCTTAGCATCCTTAAAGTCAGACTCTAGAATGCGAATGGCATCTGCCGGAGTGACTGGTGGGAGCTCCCTGACTGCAACTCGGAAGCACTGTCCCGCCGTACTTGAGGTGTCGGGGCATGTCGACGTACCACCAACTATGCTCCATCCTAAGTCGGTACGAATTGCATAAGGCTCATCGTCTCCTCCCGTTATGACGTCTCTTGGTGCCATTGCTCGTGCGCAGTTATAGCCTATCAATAAACCAACCTCACAGTCCTGTAGAGGTGGAATCTCTTCTATGACCTTGGAGAGATGATTCCACCTTTTAGCTGTCTCGCATGTTGGGATATGGGCTCTGTTTACTGGTATGCAATCCTTGGTATAAGCAGGAGGAAGGTCGATGAGGAGGGAAGAGCGATAACCCCGAACACAAAGCCCTGAGACTCTTTGGCTCTTTACGATCACGTCGCGTCCAATCATAGTAGTTAACTTCAGCTTAACTGGACAGGAATCTGCCTTTAATACATCACTCAGTTCCTGCTCAACAAACGTCGTGTCGCTTTGCGTGTCTAGCAAGGCATAAACCAGTTTCTCAGTTCCTGTATCCTTTTTTGACACCCACACAGGCACAATCATTGATGTGTTAGTTGGCTGTCCAGTAATCACTGACATTGAAGTTGCAGCAGCCTCCGTTTGGCCGGCATTGCTCAGGATAGTGGTTTCCTGTGGCAGAACTCTTTCCTTCTTTAAATAGTTGTCATTGTGTAAACAAGTGGGATGTTTACCCTTGCACGTGTTGCATGAGTGTCGATGTCGACAGTCTTTTGCACTATGTCCAGGTTTGGTGCAGCCATAGCAGAGCTTATGTTCTCTGACAAAATCTCGACGCTCCTCCAGAGTTTTAGCAATAAACTTGGGACATCCATGTAGTCTGTGTTGATTATTTTGACAGAAGGCACAAGGAgacctttcctttcctttaacTGGCTTGAGCCTCTCGGTGTCAGCCTCAGTCTGTGTGTTTAGAACGCTTGCCTTGTTCCTCTTAGGGTCTCTGCTGCCTTGTTTTGCAGTGCTTGACTCAGAGCTGCGGAGGGCATAAGCTGAGGTGATTGGATTGCAAGCAATCTCTGCCTCTGTCGCCATAAATGTGGCGAAGTCCTTAAAACTGGGGAATTCCTTATTGCCCTTTGATTTTATTCTGCAGGTCGACTATCTGATGCTCTAGTTCTGTTTGTGAGGAGGGAGTCTCCATTTCCTTAATGTTTATGTTATTTACTTATCTAATTTGCAGGCTTTAGTTAATGAGCTGCTTGTGGTTACTATAACTTAAAGGCTGCATTAACAGAAGGGAGGAGAATCTTTGCACTTTAAACCAAGTTGAAATAGAAGCGGATAACCAACACAACATTGAGAAGAAATGTATAAAATCATAAATGCAACCTGCTAGCTGTTGCAAACTGATGTGGTAAAGTAAACCTCTTATGCTAAACACAGATCAATACACCATTACTATTGTACAGTTACAAATTGAACTAAATGCCCCTCTTTCACCCCCTTTTGGGTCAGTAGAAAGAATGATAAATATACAGTAGTGGTGGTAAATACCAATAAACAAAATTACTTCACTTGTTATTACTTCATGTCCGTCGTGTCTTAATGCAGCAGATGTCCACAGTAGTTGACGACCTTCTCTCTCCCTTTAACCACCACTGATGAGAATGAATGTCCTTTCCTTGTCGATTAGAATGAAATGTTCCATACCTTTTCTGACCGTCACATCAAACCATTAAGCCAGCTGCATGATGATTATAAAGTCTCTGTCTAGAAGACCCATAGAATGGCACTGAGTTGCTCCGTGAAATGTCTTGTCAATCCCAGACGAATAGCAACACAGCTCCGTGACTCGTCCTCGTGGTTCCGTGGTGCAGTATGGCAGCAGGATGATGCGGGGGATCAGCTCTTACTGTAGCATTCCAGCCGGACTTTATTCAGACGATGCACTCAATGATCATTACGGATGGACCATGGTGGGGTATTCCAACCCATTTATTCACAAATTGCCATAGACACATCGTAAGAGCTGTAATcataacataaaacaaataaacattcacTTGATATAACCACGTTTCTGTTATGCTAATCAATTCACAGAAAAGGCACAGGAGGTGCTAGCATCAGCCTGCTAGATCGCTCATAAACTTATTAACAATCAAGTAATACATTTACAAATTGTCCGAAATGTAAACAACAAgtacaacacacaaacatacctgTTCGCCTTCCAGCTAGATGCTAATTTTAAGATGGATGGAAAACGATAACCTTCTCATTAATCCTTTCTGCGGCAAGCAGTTGCGGTACGATCTTCCTTCCCGGAAGTTGCCCGTTccgattttcaaaataagagtctaATCTATATTATAAGGTATAATTCGTTCAGGGATTTAACTGTttgaaaaatatcaaataaacaaataatctgGGTCATTTAcacccaatcccagtccacgggGGCCGGTgcccctgcaggttttagatctcaccctgggtcaacacacctgaatcacatgattagttcattaccaggcctctggagaacttcaagacatgttaagAAGGTTATTTATCCATTGAAATCAGCTGTGGTGggacaaggacacatctaaaacctgcagggacaccggccctcgtggactgggattggggacccctgctctaaagccACGAGTATCGTTTTAATCCGTGTGTTTTTGTGAGGTTTTGAGACCCCTATAGCATCagtgtcattttcttttccttggAAAACCTGAACAAATTGCACAACAAATTTTTAagcaataaaatacacaaaactgcTGGCTGTAGCAAAAAAAGATCTAAATTAAAACTCATATTTGCaaactgatattttttttctttttcatttgtcaGAAGATTCAGTAAAAACTCAAGTTTCAAGAAATTATAATTTTTTGGgtattatttcatggttcaaaCTTTATAGGGTTTAAAAAGGGAAACGTTTGAGGTATACGTATCTAGATCGATGGCTTACTCTTCTGATGTCATTTTTCAAAACTCCCCTCACAGTCTGGCGGTCTAATTAAGATACCTGTTGTTTGATTCCCTCCCAGCTCCCATCTGTAGGCTCAGAGGAGATAATTAGTCATCAATCACTCCTAAATTTTGTTGTAACAGATTCAAAGGAAGCGGGGAACTCTGCTGCAACAAATCTGTCATTTTGAAAAGCAGTTCTCTGACTGAAGTGTCGGGATTGTGTTCACAGCgtgtttctaagaaaaactgTTATTAAAGGTCAAACATAATTAAATCGTTTAAATCTCACATGAGGCGAAATAAACAGCAACTTTATTCTGAGAAGCAGCACATTTGTTTGGCAGCGTTTGCTGAGTGTGTTTTCTTTGCGTGCGTCTCTGTGGGTACCTCGCTGTCGCCGCGCGGGAAATCTAAAACTTTCTTTCCCGTTGAGAATCGAACCGGGTCCTGAATGTCCTCTCTGACCACTTTGCTGAGAGCTAAAAATTTGAAACCCTTGGTGGGTGGAGAAGTGTCTCTTATCAGCctgagctgatttttttttttaaaggaaactgCAGCTTTGGGAACCAATTAAGAGGCTCGAGTCAAAGGAGGAAGATTATCTTTTTAACTCTTGTGCTTTTAATCTGTAAATCTCTTACACGGTTCAATCCTTCCACAGAGGAGAGGTCGCTGAAGGCCACAGTGGGAACTAATGTACTTATTTGCTCTGATAACTGTGCAGAGTTCTTTACTTGCTTCACTTATTAGGACTTTAGAAATATACTTCTCATTCAGGATTATTATACAGCCCAGTAGACCAGAGTCGAATTGGAAATTGCTCTCACCTGTGGACATAACCAGTGATTATGTTATTGCTTACGCTGCCTCCTGTTTCATGCTCTGGTCTGGCCACCTGCTCGCCCCTACAGAGCTGCCTGTATTAATAATACCGCAGAGTCTGACTTATAGAATTCATTCAGCAGCTCTAAGTGTACTCATCGTCTCCTCCGGTGTCAAATTAGGCAGGtttaaaacagataaaa
It includes:
- the LOC143413725 gene encoding uncharacterized protein LOC143413725 translates to MATEAEIACNPITSAYALRSSESSTAKQGSRDPKRNKASVLNTQTEADTERLKPVKGKERSPCAFCQNNQHRLHGCPKFIAKTLEERRDFVREHKLCYGCTKPGHSAKDCRHRHSCNTCKGKHPTCLHNDNYLKKERVLPQETTILSNAGQTEAAATSMSVITGQPTNTSMIVPVWVSKKDTGTEKLVYALLDTQSDTTFVEQELSDVLKADSCPVKLKLTTMIGRDVIVKSQRVSGLCVRGYRSSLLIDLPPAYTKDCIPVNRAHIPTCETAKRWNHLSKVIEEIPPLQDCEVGLLIGYNCARAMAPRDVITGGDDEPYAIRTDLGWSIVGGTSTCPDTSSTAGQCFRVAVRELPPVTPADAIRILESDFKDAKEDGKPVSQEDILFLDKLKNHIEKNSLGHYEMPLPFKERPTLPDNKQLAVIRLSHLKRKLLKDEGYKEQYIKFMEEVIERGDAEEVHDDGKEGEKWYIPHHGVFHDKKPGKLRVVFDCSAKYQGTSLNDHLLTGPDLMNNLNGVLLRFRLHSTALMCDIEKMFHQFHVKKSDQDYLRFLWWKKGDLGAQPQEYRMRVHIFGAASSPGCANYGLKHLATENKDRYPLGSQFILRNFYVDDGVTSTDSSEKAIKLAEEARKLCALGGLRLHKFVSNDKAVLVSIPATERASDIKDLNLAFDNLPSERALGIQWHVESDCLKISTNLKEQPATRRGILSIVASLYDPLGLIAPFLLIGKEVLQQMCCHGTGWDDPLTNELRPRWEKWKNDLNNLERINIPRSYAPADFGRVIKRELHHFSDASTTGYGQCSYLRLSNEEGDIHCALVMAKSRVAPTKVTTIPRLELTAAVISVKTSNVLKEELGYADIEEHFWTDSKVVLGYINNEARRFHTFVANRIQKIHLYTNQRQWRYVPTDQNPADRASRGCFVHELISSDWFTGPAFLWEKGVDLSEEVAPELSVGDPEVKETRTLNTETVEQDSFTYRLAKFSSWTRAICAVARILRRINKDKSIGLSTVQEREEAERLIIKDLQRQTYSEEVRLLKKGCQLPPHNKLHHLNPFLDNNGVIKVGGRLRDSNLPLSVKHPTIIPKEHHVTRMIIAYCHEEVKHQGKGMTLSAIRTRGYWIPGIGRTVASYLRRCVVCRKLRRRTEEQKMADLPPERVNPSPPFTYCGMDCFGPFYSKQGRSVRKRYGLLFTCFSSRAIHIEMLEDLSTDSFIIGLRCFIAIRGAVRQIKSDQGSNFLGAKNELQEALTELDGDKLTNFLSKKQCDFILNAPGSSHVGGLWERQIRTVRSVLNATLGLSPGNLPDASLRAFFYEAMTIVNSRPLTIENLHDPNSLEPLTPNHLLTLKSTMALPPPGKFIREDMYAKKRWRHVQYLAEQFWSRWQKEYLANIAFRQRWHTPKRNLQIGDIVIMKDEDLPRNEWRLGRVVETTMDRDGLVRRVKLCLGDRKLGKNGERLTKRSVLERPVQKLVLLLEGD